One genomic region from Cardinium endosymbiont of Dermatophagoides farinae encodes:
- a CDS encoding DUF6048 family protein: MSLHLNIDIVTMQSALQIRTLLIILTHIWLSVTVMRASPHSGIPADSLQEKADPALELADASLEAAGEQLEKNTLPLAKVAHSNVMDLLQRFFVATPIHTPSYTPFLQQFGVRINWLALLYNFWPGGQKRYEGGVDLDFSGPIQLSIDLGYATYQPKDIACGNQLKYKSKGRYGVAALLYVIAFNQLTNAYFGIAYGQSRFDLITFCNGQIPAKPFVAGWIQFVGGSELRLLPQIYGGMQFGLAHLLHCKENNDDRLSNYFIPGYGRIVNKITFDMTFYLKWSISFLEKKIVI, from the coding sequence TTGAGTTTACACTTAAATATTGATATAGTAACCATGCAATCTGCATTACAAATAAGAACCTTACTCATTATCCTTACCCATATATGGTTAAGTGTTACCGTTATGCGTGCAAGCCCACATAGTGGCATTCCAGCTGATAGTCTCCAAGAAAAAGCAGACCCTGCCTTGGAATTAGCTGATGCATCTTTGGAAGCAGCTGGTGAACAGCTTGAAAAAAACACCTTACCATTGGCCAAAGTAGCACATAGCAATGTGATGGACCTTTTGCAGCGCTTTTTTGTTGCTACACCCATCCATACACCTAGCTATACCCCCTTTTTACAGCAGTTTGGGGTAAGAATAAACTGGTTGGCACTCCTATACAATTTCTGGCCTGGTGGACAAAAGCGTTATGAAGGAGGGGTGGACCTCGATTTCTCTGGACCCATACAGCTATCTATTGACCTTGGGTATGCCACGTATCAACCTAAAGATATAGCCTGTGGCAATCAATTAAAGTATAAGTCAAAAGGCAGGTATGGTGTAGCCGCCCTTTTATATGTAATAGCCTTCAACCAGCTTACCAATGCTTATTTTGGTATCGCTTACGGGCAAAGCAGATTTGATCTTATTACATTTTGTAATGGCCAGATACCCGCTAAGCCATTTGTAGCAGGTTGGATTCAATTTGTTGGCGGCTCTGAGCTTAGGTTGCTGCCTCAAATTTATGGAGGTATGCAGTTTGGCCTAGCCCATCTTTTGCATTGCAAGGAAAACAATGATGATCGGCTGTCGAACTATTTTATTCCAGGCTATGGTAGAATAGTAAATAAGATAACCTTTGATATGACATTTTATCTAAAATGGAGCATCTCATTTTTAGAAAAGAAAATAGTTATTTAG
- the prmC gene encoding peptide chain release factor N(5)-glutamine methyltransferase: MVSIPLRVLSDLLCQALALAIPNKLECRAIIQKLLDAYLDVDVADYMLNPLCTLSPTMQQKLVEALNRLKKQEPIQYIIGSTYFAGNHFKVTPAVLIPRPETEEWVTFLMQHLTNPTSILDIGTGSGCIAITLKQRFPEAVVTAIDISKEALAVAAYNAAQLGVAVRFIEFDILTDPLPASNWSLMVSNPPYVRMQEQTLMHANVLDYEPHLALFVEDADHVLFYRRIIQLAARHLSPNGTLCLEINEALGKKIVDLLHLANFKQISLYKDMHQKERWVTAILEDNH, translated from the coding sequence ATGGTTTCCATACCACTTCGGGTGCTCTCAGATCTATTGTGCCAAGCGCTAGCGTTGGCCATACCAAACAAACTAGAATGCCGTGCTATCATTCAAAAGCTGTTGGATGCCTATTTAGACGTTGATGTCGCCGACTATATGCTCAATCCATTGTGTACCCTTTCCCCTACTATGCAGCAAAAGCTTGTAGAGGCCTTAAATAGATTAAAAAAGCAGGAGCCCATTCAATACATTATTGGGTCTACTTATTTTGCTGGCAACCATTTTAAGGTAACCCCTGCTGTACTTATTCCAAGGCCAGAAACAGAGGAATGGGTAACATTTTTAATGCAGCATCTTACAAATCCCACCTCTATCCTAGACATAGGGACAGGTAGTGGTTGTATTGCCATTACCCTCAAGCAGCGGTTTCCAGAGGCGGTAGTAACTGCTATTGATATCAGTAAAGAGGCATTAGCAGTTGCTGCTTATAATGCTGCACAGCTCGGTGTAGCCGTTCGTTTTATAGAGTTTGATATCCTAACCGACCCACTGCCTGCATCCAATTGGTCATTAATGGTTAGCAACCCTCCCTATGTGCGCATGCAAGAGCAAACGTTGATGCATGCCAATGTGCTAGACTATGAACCCCATTTGGCTTTGTTTGTAGAGGATGCTGACCACGTTCTATTCTATAGACGGATTATTCAACTTGCAGCCCGTCATTTAAGTCCAAATGGCACACTCTGTTTAGAAATCAATGAGGCATTAGGTAAAAAGATTGTAGATTTGCTACACCTGGCAAATTTTAAGCAAATATCCCTATATAAGGATATGCATCAAAAAGAGAGATGGGTCACAGCCATTCTTGAAGATAACCATTGA